The following coding sequences are from one Epinephelus moara isolate mb chromosome 7, YSFRI_EMoa_1.0, whole genome shotgun sequence window:
- the LOC126393190 gene encoding glutamate decarboxylase 1 isoform X1, with product MAASAPSSSGGEPDPNSTNLRPPGSSYDAWCGVAHGCTRKLGMKICGFLQKNNSLEERSRIVSSFKERAAKNLLSCDNTGGDAHFRRTETDFSNLFARDLLPAKNGEEPTMQFLLEVVEILTNYVRKTFDRSTKVLDFHHPHQLLEGMEGFNLELSDQPESLEQILVDCRDTLKYGVRTGHPRFFNQLSTGLDIVGLAGEWLTSTANTNMFTYEIAPVFVLMEQLTLKKMREIVGWPDGEGDGIFSPGGAISNMYSVMIARYKFFPEVKTKGMAAAPRLVLFTSEHSHYSIKKASAALGFGTENLILLNTDKRGRVIPADLEAKVIEAKQKGYVPMFVNATAGTTVYGAFDPINEIADICEKYNMWLHVDGAWGGGLLMSRKHRHKLNGVERANSVTWNPHKMMGVPLQCSAVLVRERGLLQGCNSMCAGYLFQPDKQYDVTYDTGDKAIQCGRHVDIFKFWLMWKAKGTVGFEQHIDKCLDLSAYLYNKIKNREGFEMVFDGEPQHTNVCFWYIPPSLRSLPDGDEKRERLHKVAPKIKAMMMESGTTMVGYQPQGDKVNFFRMVISNPAATRSDIDFLIEEIERLGSDL from the exons ATGGCGGCGTctgcaccctcctcctctggcGGCGAACCGGATCCCAACTCGACAAATTTACGACCACCGGGCTCAA gCTATGATGCTTGGTGTGGAGTTGCTCATGGATGTACTAGAAAACTGGGAATGAAGATATGTG GGTTTTTGCAGAAGAACAACAGtctggaggagaggagcaggaTTGTGAGTTCCTTCAAGGAGCGCGCAGCCAAGAACCTGCTGTCCTGCGATAACACCGGTGGAGATGCGCATTTCAGACGCACCGAGACCGACTTCTCCAACCTGTTCGCCAGAG atctGTTGCCTGCCAAAAATGGAGAGGAGCCGACCATGCAGTTCTTGCTCGAGGTTGTGGAAATCCTCACTAACTACGTCCGGAAGACCTTTGATAGATCCACCAAGGTCCTGGACTTCCACCACCCGCACCAGCTGCTGGAGGGCATGGAGGGCTTCAACCTGGAGCTCTCTGACCAGCCCGAGTCTCTGGAGCAGATCCTGGTGGACTGCAGGGACACCCTGAAGTACGGAGTGAGGACAG GACACCCCAGGTTCTTTAACCAGCTCTCCACTGGATTAGACATCGTCGGGTTGGCAGGAGAGTGGCTCACCTCCACAGCCAACACTAACAT GTTTACCTATGAGATCGCCCCTGTCTTTGTGCTCATGGAGCAGCTGACACTGAAAAAGATGAGAGAGATAGTCGGCTGGCCTGATGGAGAGGGTGACGGCATATTTTCTCCAG GAGGAGCAATCTCCAACATGTACAGTGTGATGATTGCCAGATACAAGTTCTTCCCTGAAGTCAAGACCAAAGGCATGGCAGCTGCACCCAGACTGGTCCTCTTCACCTCAGAGCAT AGCCACTATTCCATCAAGAAAGCCAGTGCAGCACTGGGCTTCGGGACGGAGAACCTGATCCTTTTGAACACAGATAAGAG GGGGAGAGTCATCCCCGCTGATTTGGAAGCCAAAGTAATAGAGGCCAAGCAAAAG GGGTATGTTCCGATGTTTGTGAATGCCACTGCTGGCACCACCGTCTATGGAGCCTTTGATCCCATCAATGAAATCGCAGACATCTGTGAAAAGTACAACATGTGGCTTCATGTGGAC GGTGCATGGGGTGGAGGTTTGCTGATGTccagaaaacacagacacaagctCAATGGAGTGGAAAG GGCCAACTCAGTCACCTGGAACCCCCATAAAATGATGGGAGTGCCGCTGCAGTGCTCTGCCGTTCTGGtcagagagagg GGATTATTACAAGGCTGCAACTCCATGTGTGCTGGTTACCTCTTCCAGCCTgataaacagtatgatgttacATACGACACAGGCGACAAGGCCATTCAGTGTGGGCGACATGTCGATATCTTCAAGTTCTGGCTCATGTGGAAGGCAAAG GGAACAGTGGGATTTGAACAGCATATTGACAAGTGCCTGGATCTGTCAGCGTAcctctacaataaaataaaaaacagagaagGCTTCGAGATGGTGTTCGACGGAGAG CCGCAGCACACTAATGTGTGTTTCTGGTACATTCCACCGAGCCTGCGCAGCTTGCCTGATGGTGACGAGAAGCGGGAGAGGTTGCACAAG GTGGCCCCAAAGATCAAGGCAATGATGATGGAGTCCGGCACTACGATGGTGGGTTACCAGCCACAGGGAGACAAGGTCAACTTCTTCCGCATGGTCATTTCCAACCCAGCCGCCACCAGGTCAGACATCGACTTCCTGATCGAGGAGATCGAGCGACTTGGGAGCGACTTGTAA
- the LOC126393190 gene encoding glutamate decarboxylase 1 isoform X2: MKICGFLQKNNSLEERSRIVSSFKERAAKNLLSCDNTGGDAHFRRTETDFSNLFARDLLPAKNGEEPTMQFLLEVVEILTNYVRKTFDRSTKVLDFHHPHQLLEGMEGFNLELSDQPESLEQILVDCRDTLKYGVRTGHPRFFNQLSTGLDIVGLAGEWLTSTANTNMFTYEIAPVFVLMEQLTLKKMREIVGWPDGEGDGIFSPGGAISNMYSVMIARYKFFPEVKTKGMAAAPRLVLFTSEHSHYSIKKASAALGFGTENLILLNTDKRGRVIPADLEAKVIEAKQKGYVPMFVNATAGTTVYGAFDPINEIADICEKYNMWLHVDGAWGGGLLMSRKHRHKLNGVERANSVTWNPHKMMGVPLQCSAVLVRERGLLQGCNSMCAGYLFQPDKQYDVTYDTGDKAIQCGRHVDIFKFWLMWKAKGTVGFEQHIDKCLDLSAYLYNKIKNREGFEMVFDGEPQHTNVCFWYIPPSLRSLPDGDEKRERLHKVAPKIKAMMMESGTTMVGYQPQGDKVNFFRMVISNPAATRSDIDFLIEEIERLGSDL; encoded by the exons ATGAAGATATGTG GGTTTTTGCAGAAGAACAACAGtctggaggagaggagcaggaTTGTGAGTTCCTTCAAGGAGCGCGCAGCCAAGAACCTGCTGTCCTGCGATAACACCGGTGGAGATGCGCATTTCAGACGCACCGAGACCGACTTCTCCAACCTGTTCGCCAGAG atctGTTGCCTGCCAAAAATGGAGAGGAGCCGACCATGCAGTTCTTGCTCGAGGTTGTGGAAATCCTCACTAACTACGTCCGGAAGACCTTTGATAGATCCACCAAGGTCCTGGACTTCCACCACCCGCACCAGCTGCTGGAGGGCATGGAGGGCTTCAACCTGGAGCTCTCTGACCAGCCCGAGTCTCTGGAGCAGATCCTGGTGGACTGCAGGGACACCCTGAAGTACGGAGTGAGGACAG GACACCCCAGGTTCTTTAACCAGCTCTCCACTGGATTAGACATCGTCGGGTTGGCAGGAGAGTGGCTCACCTCCACAGCCAACACTAACAT GTTTACCTATGAGATCGCCCCTGTCTTTGTGCTCATGGAGCAGCTGACACTGAAAAAGATGAGAGAGATAGTCGGCTGGCCTGATGGAGAGGGTGACGGCATATTTTCTCCAG GAGGAGCAATCTCCAACATGTACAGTGTGATGATTGCCAGATACAAGTTCTTCCCTGAAGTCAAGACCAAAGGCATGGCAGCTGCACCCAGACTGGTCCTCTTCACCTCAGAGCAT AGCCACTATTCCATCAAGAAAGCCAGTGCAGCACTGGGCTTCGGGACGGAGAACCTGATCCTTTTGAACACAGATAAGAG GGGGAGAGTCATCCCCGCTGATTTGGAAGCCAAAGTAATAGAGGCCAAGCAAAAG GGGTATGTTCCGATGTTTGTGAATGCCACTGCTGGCACCACCGTCTATGGAGCCTTTGATCCCATCAATGAAATCGCAGACATCTGTGAAAAGTACAACATGTGGCTTCATGTGGAC GGTGCATGGGGTGGAGGTTTGCTGATGTccagaaaacacagacacaagctCAATGGAGTGGAAAG GGCCAACTCAGTCACCTGGAACCCCCATAAAATGATGGGAGTGCCGCTGCAGTGCTCTGCCGTTCTGGtcagagagagg GGATTATTACAAGGCTGCAACTCCATGTGTGCTGGTTACCTCTTCCAGCCTgataaacagtatgatgttacATACGACACAGGCGACAAGGCCATTCAGTGTGGGCGACATGTCGATATCTTCAAGTTCTGGCTCATGTGGAAGGCAAAG GGAACAGTGGGATTTGAACAGCATATTGACAAGTGCCTGGATCTGTCAGCGTAcctctacaataaaataaaaaacagagaagGCTTCGAGATGGTGTTCGACGGAGAG CCGCAGCACACTAATGTGTGTTTCTGGTACATTCCACCGAGCCTGCGCAGCTTGCCTGATGGTGACGAGAAGCGGGAGAGGTTGCACAAG GTGGCCCCAAAGATCAAGGCAATGATGATGGAGTCCGGCACTACGATGGTGGGTTACCAGCCACAGGGAGACAAGGTCAACTTCTTCCGCATGGTCATTTCCAACCCAGCCGCCACCAGGTCAGACATCGACTTCCTGATCGAGGAGATCGAGCGACTTGGGAGCGACTTGTAA